The genome window AAGAACAACACAAAATTAAGGTGATGTGAAATGtgaatatatatttgaaattaaaagTCGCAAATTTGTCtctgttcagatataagatatcaagGCCTTTGCTCTCCAAACTTTGATCAAGTTTATTTGGCCCCATTTCATCCTGGCCACACAAAAGGGAAGATGCAGCTAGATCCTTCAAACAGTTTTATTAAGGTAGACATATTCGGACCACTCTTTTGATGGTTTTAAGTGTAAAATATATAGATTTATGCCTTTTCTCTCTCTGTCTGTTCTTGCATCAATTAAACTCCTTTTCTCAATGAACTTTAGATCACTTTCTGTCTTCTCATATTTAATTTCACTCCATCAAACCAGTGGCTTTTATAATTGCTTACACAATCTCATTTCTCATTCCATCTCACCCTATTTCTCTCTTGGAGTAGACATCCATAATATCCCTTTTCTtcaaatatcataaaaattttaagtgTATCTTCATGctaacaataataaaataatattttactctTTTGTTTCGACAATATTATTATTTGTAAAGTATAATTACTTACATTGGCCAAAGCAGCATAAAAAACACCTCTATAATTCAGTTATGGTGgatgatattgatgattgagcctAGATCAGCATAATTTTTCAGTCATCACAAAGACACATTAATTGGCAATACATAAACCATGTTGCACCTAACCTGATATCCCTGCAACTTAATCTATTAAAAAGAAGTTTTATTTTGAACTCTCCAGTTTCATGATATTAGAATTTGAACCTCAATTatcagaaaatatttcttcaataaagattCTCAAATTAGGTCACATCCCACTTGGCGTTGTTAATTTGTGTTTTTAAAACTTACTTCCCCTTGGATTTAGTACATTAACCTAGTCTACTCATAAATCACCTCAACTTATATGGGAATTATAGAAAACACACTATGTCTAAAACACTGATGGTAACAAAGAAAAAGATGCAACACCATTGTGGCTAATACACCTAGGACTgaatagagagagagaatagGAAGAAACGAGGAGATGACTGATTGTGATGGAAGTTGGAGTCTTCAGTAGAATAGAGGATCAAAGGGGACAGCAGGAGTCTATTCATAAATCTAATAAATAAGGGTATTTTGTTCATTTAATTTCAAGAGATActtactacatgtcaaactaagtatagTCCAAAATAGCCCCTTTTAGCTAATGTTAACATTCTACAAGTTCGGTAATTATATTGGGCAATCCAGGGGGAGCAATTTAATTTTCAATAAATTAAATCTTCAACATATGAAAATTTATCTTTGTTGAATATAGTCCTACAGTACTTGTAAGTAGAGTTCTTGTGCATGggctaaataattttatatttcaataATATATCCATCTAAGATATTCCATTTTTCTCACTCTTTAAATTGAAAATTTTTCATGGTTATAATGAAATCCAAAATAAACATCTAACAGCATGATCAGAATATATTATatccatcatcatttatgcaaggATAAGGAAAGTGAAAGTCTTGATGCATTGAAGTACATATTCTTCGAGTAATCCAATATAAGTGATGTGGTTTAGAGACTTCATATGGCTAATAGCAATATCATGCCACCAACATTCTACTGATTATtcttgaaaagaagaaaaatgacagAATAATAAATCATCAATGCCCACAAAGCCATTTAAGACATTAGTACTAACCCCATTCTCCGTAACCTCAGATCCGCTTGTACAACCAGAAAAATTCTTGAATAGTCCTTGATTTACCTATACatgtgaaacacataaaaagtgtTAACCACAAGTGATTAACATTCAAAGACATTTCTAAAGGTGTCCTGAAAAAagttaataataacataaataacaaaaatccTAATAAATAGTTGGAAAATTAAAGAACTTAAGTAACTTCTAGTAGTGAATTAATAACACCACCAGATGGCAGTGTGTGTGTGAATAGAAAACATTTATTTAGTAAAAAAAACTCAAGCTAAGCTAAAAGCCCATACAAGAGGCTGTGTGGATAGAAAACATTTGATCAATTTTGGCTCACACAAAGTTTCCAAATGGACTAGCTAAGCTAAAAGCTAAACATGCCCTTATCATTCAACAGATAGTGAAAATAGATTGTCAAGAACCAGTGAACTGAAATAGTGTTTTAAAACCCACACTGACATATCTGCAACTCGACCCTCAAACTCAAGGTTAGTTGCCTATGCCCCTTATCTAAACTAAGACAACAAATCTAGCGAAGTCAAAAAATGTCCCTGCACTAATGTTTTTGGCAAAGGAAATGGGCAGCAACTCTAAAAAAATTAGAATGACAAATAAGAACATTGTCAAATGACAGTCATCAGCAAATGCATGGAAGAAAAGCCAGCAGATTTGATGGAGCTCAAGGATCCATCAAGGACTGTTGAGCAATTGTTAATTGCAAAAGGTTATTCATCGAATTGAAGGCGTTATTTCTCTACATTGGTATATCATCCAAGTCAGACTGACTTCTGAAAAGGTTATATATGAGCTGCTATTTTTGGCTAATTgtccacatcattgattttttttgttcCCATTGAATTGTTGCACTTGCAGTGATGACTTGTATATTGCGTGCTAGCATGTTATATTAATAAAGTGAAATTTCAATGCTTCAAAACCTCCTGGAGCTTGTTAAATGGTAATGAAACTCTTGGAGCTTCTACTAAAACTCTAAAAGCTATGTGTTAGAACTTGGAACTTGaattaaaattttcaaaccatcatGGCTATGAATGCAGCATCATTTCAAtggttcatattttgtcatgcatcTAATAAAATCTCATTGGAACAACTATAACAAATGCCCAGTAAGGAAACAAAGAATAACACAACTTGTGGTCCGTTAGAAAGCAGAAAGAAGTTTAGATCACAGAAAGGCCTCCTTTAAGAAAAATTAAGCAAGAAAATGAACTATAAAATAACAAAAGACACTACATAAAAGAATGCCTGCAACAAAAGAAATTCATAATAATTATCCAACTTTTTTGCCTTCCGAACAAGGTCCATCATCAAACACAACTCGCAACCAGGAACGCTGCTTGGAAGTTCAGATGAGCTGGACAATTTAAAGAAAAGTGGAATATCCCCGATGGACCAAGGACATTAGACACACAGAACACAGAAGAAGAAATATTCTCTTGGCAGGATGCCATACCTTTCCACTGCAAACATAGATATAACATATGGAAGAGATGTCAAACACTCTTTACATCTTAAAACTCACAAGCTTCTCTGCATATGTCACCATATAGATACTCCCAACTAACGTGCCCTAAATAGAAATATAAGCTATAACGTGATCTACCATGGAATTAACCATGTAAAGAAAAGGGATAACGGAAGATTTAACCAATTGAGACTCTAAATCCCCAAAAAAACCTAATCTTGGAAGAAATACCGGACATCTTCAGTAGTTTAAACTAATTTGCTTCCATGATCACGAGAACCACCATTCGCAGCATATCCACAAATTTGGTAACTATTCAACTCCAGTCCCAGAACAAAAGATCACTGACAACATCCAGACCATCCAAATCTAAAAGGAAGTCCGCTAAGTATAATCAACGGATGGGGGAAAAAACCTCTTTTTACTTTACATTCTTCATGAGGTACAACATCAATAGAGGAAACAAATTAGAAATTTAAGCATCATGATTCCTGCATTTTGCTTCTTGAGCAATCAATCGACAGATTAAGACCCGGCAGAAGCACATTATTTGCTTCCGGTTCCGGGAATCGAACCAAAAGGAACATAATTACAGAAAAAAGAAGACAAGAAAAGGAAGACATCAGATCATGCGAGGAAAAGaagaaataagaagaaaaatGACCTGAACGACGAGCAGGCAAATCGTGGACAGCAATTGCGTGGTTATCGGATGTGATTTATACTTCTCCTCCTTGAAATGTTCCTGGAACAGAAAGAGGCGTTGGTTTTGTCAACGCGACGATGCGCGTGGCTCAATCAAGAGGTCGTGGAAGATCGGACCCGGTCCACGACTGGTCCAATCAAATCAATAAGACCCGGCAGGACCGGACCGGACCGGCTCAGCTCTATCTCCAATTTAGAATTGGGTCTTCTTTTTTGTCAgaatataataaattataaattatttgaaaaaGAGTAAACACGAATTTCAAAGAAGCAATaaataattaaagaacaaaatgacaatatatatatatatatatatatatatatatatatatatatatatatatatgcttatataTTTTGTATGGTGTCAAGTCATGTTGTTTGGGTCAAAATTGGATGGGACTAAACTCATCCGAGTTGCATCTCAAATATGAGTCTAGAGAAATTGACATCAAATGAGGATTTTGTTTGCTAAGTCCTTTGAACTATTCCACCGTGTAATAGTCTTGGCTTCCATTTTAGGTTACGACCCATCCACTCATTTGAGGGAATCAACTAAGCAAGCTGGACAGCGTCAAAGTCAACGAAACATTTTGACCGCGTATTTTATGATGACGTACGTGCTCTACGAATCACTATGCTTGTTTTAGGTATTGGCTGTCACGTCGTTCTCTTTACTTAATCTATCCTAACATACTttgatttatattatatatatatatatgtatatataaccaTATCCTTATGTCCCTAATGTTCTTATAATGCAATTTTTCTACCTCAATTTTATCTTTTGGACCTTTGTAGCCATAAAATTAATCACAAGTAACAATTCCATGATGCCACACCACCTGCATTCTTGCAGGAGCTATTACCACTTCAGATGTTGCTGCCATGCAATCATAGGAACTTTGGAAACATAATACAATTCTAGGTTATAGAAGACATGGATCCCACTACAAAGTTAATTTGAATTAAGGTAGAGGTATGAAACTGTACACTGTCACTTTCTAAACCTGAGAGAGATATCTTGCACGAAACAAGCACCGTTAGTAATCATGCTGTAGTTACATATACATCGCAAAACTACCAAGTGTTGCAAGATCAAAGCTAAAGCTAGGATCACATATAAGAGATCCCTGCTGCCATGTAGTTTTAAGGCAGTAGGCACCAGATCTGGCATCTCCTAACAACATTATCTGTGTCTTTCCGAGATCCAATGACCGGCTGCATAGGGTGGAACTCATGCGAGAATCTGCTACCGTATCAGTTCACGGCACGTGTTCTTTTTAGTAATTTGCAAGTCATTTATTTTGTCCCTGGGGAAAATGAGCATCTaatattttttccctttttttctccaATATCTTCTCGAACTGACTGTTGGTAACAGACAACACCTGGTTCAATACCAGCTTCACTCCACATTCCCGTACCCGGCTGTATCTAGGTTTTATCCTCTCCTCCAAGCTATAGCCAAAGTAGTGAGGAAATTTGACAAGCTCTGATTTTGGATAATCCATTGTTAAGAAGTAGTTCCATTTGGGTATCAAGTTATCAACCAGGCTGAAAGTATAAAGAGCTCCATATCTGTGAACCATGGTACTCACTTCTGCTGTGCTATAACCCCTTTCAAGAAAAAACTCTGTGACCGGCTTCAGATTCGCCTCGATGCTTAGTCCAAAAGTCTGAGGGCATTTGTGCATAAGAGAGGCAACGTCGATACCTATCGACTGGAAGTAATCAGCTGTAGGCCTGAGCTTATCTTCGATGCTATAGCTTATGATATGGGGGCAGCGTGTCAGAATCTTTCCTATATTCTTCTCTGAAACACCTAGTTCGCATAGGTAATCGGTGGTTGCCTTCACCTTTTGTCTGCTGTAGGTGAGCAATGCTGGAAATCTGTATATAACCTTGGCCCATTTGCTCTTGTCGACACCCAAGTTCTCTAAATAGGCCATCATGGGCTTCAGATTCTCTGAAAAGCTGATACCACATAGCTGAGGCCTTTTAATAAGGATGGTTGGAATGTCTGATCGGGGGACACCAAGCTCCAGAAGAAACTCCACCAAAGGCTTGATTTTGCGGTCCAAACTATAGTAAGCAAAAGCTGGGAACTTACGCACTATGTCCTTGATCTGCTCAAGTTTCATACCGAGGTCCACAAGGTAGAGGACAAGTTCAGGAAGAAGGCCATCAGGACTTAGTTGACTTACTCGGGCTATGGCTCTTTCTTTCTTAGAACTAGAACTAGAACTAGTAGTGTTTACTGGAGAAGTCGAAGCAGCTCTTTCTATACCTGGAGGGTCTGGGAAGTTCTCAACAAAATCTACCAATGCATCCCCATGTTCTTCAAGAAGAGATTCAAGGAATGGAATGAATGCACCTCTAATTTCAAGAGTCGTGAGCTCTCTCCCTGCAATATAGAGATGATTAGTTTGGAGCTAGCATCAGAGAATGCTCAGGGAGAAGGAAGCAAATACATGTCTTTGGATTTCGAACCTACTAGATACCGAGACTTATGCATCAAGTGGAGCTTCAAAATGAGGTGATCTACAAAACATTCTGATTTGTTGATAACTCTCGCTGCCACTGTGTTGCTCAAACCTTGTTTTTTCAGAAACAATGTTAATACAGCCTTTGCCTCCTCTCTCTCTGCAGTTAACAGACTAGAGGGGATTGCAGCAAAGTTGCGAGGAACTACTTCGGATTCATCTGCAATGATATACAAAGTTGATTAAAGGAGGGCAATGAAAAGAGAGAAGAGCAACTTTCTGAAATACTGACGAAGAAGTAAATACgaccaaaatgtgatgaattaaacACAGAGATGGCTTACATGTTTTAGCTTTGCAGAGAAAGAATTGTTGTGTAACTGTCAGATGAACCCTGTTTCGAAAAAGTAAATCTTCTTAGAATAATTCCGTATATACATGCATTTTCTAAGAAGATAATTAGAGTCATAAAGAACTGGTTGATTTTCCCACAAATGGTAACCGTGCACCTTGAATGTAGGAGACAAACTATGCAGCTGAGTTCAAACAGTTGAAGGCTGTGGCTTGTTATGACGATGGCAAAATACATCACATTGGTTTGAATTAGTATCAATGCTATCTAAGATCAACTTCTTTCTATTACTAAAAGCCCGCAAACGGCTAATGTAACAAGATGTTTGGTCATTTTATATTTCAAAGCCAACATGATTATGAATTCCTAAACTGATTTGATTTCACAAGATATTAATGAAAAAATTCCAACCAACTTAAAAGAAACACGTAAAAGTCTTCAAAACAAGTTAGATATGCATTAACCTCTTCATCGTTCTCtccatttataataataaacatGTCTTCCTCcgagagaaaagaaagagaagaaaacaagaGAGTCAACGTAGTTTCCAATGATAATCAAGTTCTTTGTAGGCAAGTGGATGGTTAGTTAACATGCTAATTAAAAATCAAGTTTTTACAACTCTTAAACTCCTTTTAAGAACATATGTTTCTCTGGTTCATCCATTAAGATGCTTGTAAATTCCATGCACATACTAAATTCACACTAAAATCCTACAATAGGTTGGAATAAGGTTATAGAACACTATTTTGAAAGAGCTACAACCGGAGATAGAAACAGATTCGTGATTTAGAAATGAAGGTCAACTCAGACCACATTCAAGGacaagacacacacacacactccatTCCATAGCCCATGGGAAGTAGCCCTCCGCAGCAGCAATCTTACATAAGCCCTGATTCATCCCCTTTGGAATCTCCACGAAATCTTTTATCCAGCTTAATTTTCAAGGAAAATCTAACAAGTATTCCTATTCTTTCTCAGTAGTATCATTCTCTCCCGAAACGTGAAGGCTCAGAAGAGAATGTGGACACAAGATAGAAGATTGGGAAGAAGAGGATAAAGTCAAAAACCTGGACGCAGATGTAGGCCGATAAGAAACCACCGACCGATTGAAGGGGCGCCGGTGGGCAGTGACTTGAATCGGTCGAATGACAGGAGGCGCCTCCCGAGACTGTGGAGGTCGTCTGGCTGCCATCACCGGACACTGCAGCCAAGCTGAGAGACAGAGACGATGATGAGGGGTAGTGTTCATCTAAAGGCTAAGTCTGGGCCGGGCCCTGCGGCCAGCAGTCGCTTGGATTTGGCTAACGTTCGACGAAGACGTCATCTCGACCATCCACGTGTCCCGATGAAGGACAGGAAATCCGGCTAACCGCTTTGCATCCGTCCATCTTGTCGTCTGCGGAGGCTCCACTcatcctctctttctcctctctctctctctctctctctctctctcgatccggGGAGGaagaaccctaaccctagccatgCCCATCTGTGTTACGCTCTCTCCCTTTCTCCAAAGCCCACGAGAGATCCGAGACAAAGAACCCTAACCGTAGCGATGGCCTTTTGCCTCCGAGCTCCTCCCTCATCGCCCTTCTAGTACTTATCTTCTAGCCGTCCCGCAATGCAAACGGCCTCTGCCGTCTAGCTTCGAACTTCCTGTTGGGAACTCGGGGAGGCTTCGCCAAATGGAATCAAAAAAATCGAGTAAGCTCAGTCTTCCCCCCATTTTGTTCCTCTGTTTTTTCCCAAACAATGTCATGCAAAATATGGTAATTTTTGAACTATTTTAGGACCAATATATTCGATTAAGTAAAGAAGTAAGCGTCACTCGAATCAAGTATGTTCTTTGACATGGATTCCTGCTTTAGTTGCACTTCTCTTCGGTTTTACTTCTCCATCTCATTCTAGATGATGAATTCTTATGTTGCTGTGATCTGCAAGGAACTATTAGTAGACAATATGATAGTATATGATCTTCATGTTCTCGTGTTCCTCATTTTCAGAAGTCAAATTTACATTATCAGTAATCCTAGTTCTATTTGCAAGAAATTGATGGTCATTAGACAGATTCAATCAAGCCAATAATTCAAACCTAATCTAAAATTTAAAGTATAGGCCAGACAAATCTCTATGCCTTGATCATACAGTTATCAAAGAAAATAATCTGGTGGCAAAACCTTGAGTGGATAGATTGGTGACCGACATTGTTAAAAGGATGAATCCATTACACGAGACTACTATTAATATGCCATTACTTTGTTTTCTAGACTTGAACAATGGTCTGTTGGTGTtatgaagaatataattttgtagagATTGTCTGTTGGTGTTAATCAGGTTTCATCTCTCAAGTTCCAATTGAATAATTTGAATGATATGGTTGATAAATGTGAAGATCTCTTTATGAGCAACCAAACTATTTTAGATAGAGACATGGACCAATTTTCATAGGGTTATATTGAAGAAATAATTCACAGCTACTACTTAGGTAACATTTTtagttttcatgagaagaatatttcACATTGTTACTCTAAAATCGATAACTTTCTCAGCACTGGATTTGTATGATCAAAAATTTAATTATCTTATCTTGTTATATGACAAACAATTTAACTTAATGATACCTTCATTCAAATGTGAGAGTGCTTCTCTGGTATTTGGGTCTACCGAAAATCTGCTTAAACTGGATCGGGAATAGTTTAACCAGTTTCCGAAAAGATTCAGATAGAAAAGTAGGTACTTGATTTATGTCTGAATTCAGGCATAATTTGTAACCAACCTTTTTATCATCGACTCATTGTCACCATAAGGTTTAAATCAAACATCTGATTGATATGAATAATTGTGGCTATTCCACCATAAGTCTATAAAACTTTCCATGTTCATATAAAACAGGGTGAGGTAAAACTACAAAGCCTGTCCCTGTTACATGTATGAACATATATTTGAGGTTCTATAAAACCTTGCTTCACATCCTTCCAACCTGAAGGCTGTTAAACTCAGGTTTTATGTTTATTtcattcataaatatttcattgttgatttctatatttatctgagtaaataaatgtaaattatttctGGACTTCTTACAACTTGTTGGAACAACTGAAAATGTTTCATACATGTTGTATATGTGCTCTCATATCCTACCTGGCAAGAAGAATCACCAGATGCTTATTAGAGGTGAACCAACCATATGATCAAgaatttaattatcttatccgGTTATATAACAAATAATTTAACTTAATGATTACCTTCATTCAAATGTGAGAGTTCTTCTCGCAAAAGAAAAAAGTGAGAGTTCTTCTTGGGTATTTGGGTCTACCCAAAATCTGCTTAAACTGGGATCGGGAATAGGTTATCCAGTTTCCAAAAGGATTCAGGTACATAAGTAGGTACTTGAATTATGTTTGAATTCAGGCATAATTTGCAACCAACTTTTTTTATCATTGACTTATTGTCACCATCAGGCTTTAATCAAACACCTGATTGCTAATGAATAATTGGAGCTATTCCACCATAAGTGTATAGAACTTTCCATGTTCATATAAAACAGGGTGAAGTAAAACTACAGAGTCTGTTCCTGTTACTTTCTGTAAATCTTTTGCTTCACCTCCTTACAACTTGAAGACTGTTAAACTCAGGTTTTAATGTACTCATATTATTCCTGAACTTGTTACAACTTGTTGGTAATGAGAGAGGATAACATCGAGAGAGAAGATGATGACgaccaaagaaaagaaagagagttGAAGGCCAAAGAGAGAGCGGTGCCAAAATTGGGAGAGTGGAAGACGATGTAAAAGGGGACGACAACAAGAGGATGATGGGGTAACAAATGAAAGATTAGTCCAATCCAATTATTGATAACTATAATTCAAAAATATTCCTCATAAGGATAATTTCATTGAGTTGCAGTACAtttaatgagttttttttatatatttcatgCCACATAATGCTTGTTTCTAGCTCTTGTCATCCAATGACCCAACTTAGCCTAGATAATCTTCAATCATAAAATCTAACAAATCATAAAACATAAATCACATGTTTTGCCCCAAGATGAGACCAAGTCAACCTCAACTCTGACATGTAGATGTCAGAGTTATCTCCCAggaggggttttttttttttttgtagtaccTAAATAACATTATCCTAATCAAATTGATCGGACAACCCATTGCATGAGCAGGAGTTCCAAACCCTTGTAAAATGTTGGAGATGCAGATGCATGCACACCCATCTGGGTTTGTGACTGCCAGTTCCTCCTCACAAATTTTAGCTCTCAGTTTAGCATCACATGCAGTGGACGAAAGAGACAAAGGAGTAGAATGTGGCATTCATCATGTCCATCCACCAACCAAACTGCCCTAAGTGCAACTCACAAAGAAGACAAGTCGAAGCTTCTGTATCACGTCCATCACCTCTTTGAACATGGAGGTTTTGTACCTtcatatataaacacacacacacacccctttATCTTGTTAGGGTTTCTGAAGCGACTGCATGCATTGGTTTACCTGCAGTGGAATCAATGGAGGAGGCTGAGAGTTTCCAAGGGCTTGACGGCTTGGAGcttctgaggaggaggaggaggcggcggcaatGAGTGCACGTACTTGCAGTTCGGACATGAAGGAGATGACTTGCGCAGCATGACGAGGAGATGGCAGTTCACACAGACTAATGCCATCATGCTGCTGCCACTTGAGCTGCACTGTTTCTTCGTCTCTGAGCTCCCAAAGGTTGAGATGTTAAGCTCCAACTTCATCGACTTCTCCTCGAGCCTCACCCAACTCTTCTTCATCGTCTTCCTGTTCAAGTAGTACATGTTCCCCGACTGCCACAAATCAAGGTTACAACACTGAGATGCCATCTAGCTGTGTGATATATGAGAAGaacagggagggagagagagatagagagaaggTGTTCACTTGTAAGTCCAGGCATTGTTCCCATTCTAAAGGGAGGGGATGATTGAGGTGGAGATCAATCCCATGATCCCAAGTCTGCTGCATCTTCCTTTTCCTCTTAGCAATCGCATCTGATTCCGTAGATGCACTACTCGTGATCTCACTCATCATCGATCCAGGAAGGCCAAGCGAGAGCTCGGCATGATCCATAGCCTCACTCCCCCTCACCTGCTTCTTCCTCCTGGAAGAACTCTTTCTCGAGCTGTACGCACTCTTTCATGTACTAAG of Musa acuminata AAA Group cultivar baxijiao chromosome BXJ2-3, Cavendish_Baxijiao_AAA, whole genome shotgun sequence contains these proteins:
- the LOC103977097 gene encoding transcription termination factor MTERF5, chloroplastic, with the translated sequence MNTTPHHRLCLSAWLQCPVMAARRPPQSREAPPVIRPIQVTAHRRPFNRSVVSYRPTSASRVHLTVTQQFFLCKAKTYESEVVPRNFAAIPSSLLTAEREEAKAVLTLFLKKQGLSNTVAARVINKSECFVDHLILKLHLMHKSRYLVGRELTTLEIRGAFIPFLESLLEEHGDALVDFVENFPDPPGIERAASTSPVNTTSSSSSSKKERAIARVSQLSPDGLLPELVLYLVDLGMKLEQIKDIVRKFPAFAYYSLDRKIKPLVEFLLELGVPRSDIPTILIKRPQLCGISFSENLKPMMAYLENLGVDKSKWAKVIYRFPALLTYSRQKVKATTDYLCELGVSEKNIGKILTRCPHIISYSIEDKLRPTADYFQSIGIDVASLMHKCPQTFGLSIEANLKPVTEFFLERGYSTAEVSTMVHRYGALYTFSLVDNLIPKWNYFLTMDYPKSELVKFPHYFGYSLEERIKPRYSRVRECGVKLVLNQVLSVTNSQFEKILEKKREKILDAHFPQGQNK
- the LOC103977377 gene encoding uncharacterized protein LOC103977377, which gives rise to MDHAELSLGLPGSMMSEITSSASTESDAIAKRKRKMQQTWDHGIDLHLNHPLPLEWEQCLDLQSGNMYYLNRKTMKKSWVRLEEKSMKLELNISTFGSSETKKQCSSSGSSMMALVCVNCHLLVMLRKSSPSCPNCKYVHSLPPPPPPPQKLQAVKPLETLSLLH